The proteins below are encoded in one region of Rhizobacter sp.:
- a CDS encoding NADH:flavin oxidoreductase/NADH oxidase, whose product MTATTPRLFQPWQIGPLRLRNRIVIAPMCQYSAVDGSATDWHLMHVGQLALSGAGLLILEATGVSPEGRISPQDLGLYSDANEAALGRVLAAARRHSTMPIAIQLAHAGRKASTLPPWEGGAQIAPQAPGGWKTVAPSAVPFLAHYDAPHALGVDELARIRDDFATAARRAARLGLEGVEVHSAHGYLLHQFLSPLSNQRSDAYGGSLENRMRFPLEVFDAVRAAFPADKPVWVRVSATDWVEGGWSLDETVVYAKALQARGCAAIDVSSGGLSAKQAIPIGPGYQLPLAKRLKDEVGMPTMAVGLITEPAQAEAILAEGQADAVALARAMLYDPRWPWHAAAALGAQVSAPPQYWRSAPHGVKGLFEGA is encoded by the coding sequence ATGACTGCCACCACCCCACGCCTCTTCCAACCCTGGCAGATCGGCCCGCTGCGTTTACGCAACCGCATCGTCATCGCGCCGATGTGCCAGTACTCCGCCGTCGACGGCAGTGCCACCGACTGGCACCTGATGCACGTGGGCCAGCTCGCGCTGTCGGGCGCCGGCCTGCTGATCCTCGAGGCGACGGGCGTGTCGCCCGAAGGCCGCATCTCGCCGCAGGACCTCGGCCTCTACTCCGATGCCAACGAAGCGGCGCTCGGCCGTGTGCTGGCCGCGGCACGCCGGCATTCGACGATGCCCATCGCGATCCAGCTCGCGCATGCCGGGCGCAAGGCCTCGACGCTCCCGCCGTGGGAAGGTGGCGCGCAGATCGCACCCCAGGCCCCCGGTGGCTGGAAGACGGTGGCCCCGTCGGCAGTGCCCTTCCTCGCGCACTACGATGCGCCGCATGCCCTCGGCGTGGACGAGCTGGCCCGCATCCGCGACGACTTCGCCACCGCCGCCCGCCGCGCGGCACGGCTGGGGCTCGAGGGCGTCGAGGTGCATTCGGCGCACGGCTACCTGCTGCACCAGTTCCTCTCGCCCCTGTCCAACCAGCGCAGCGATGCGTATGGCGGCAGCCTGGAGAACCGCATGCGCTTCCCGCTGGAGGTGTTCGACGCGGTGCGTGCTGCCTTCCCCGCCGACAAGCCGGTGTGGGTGCGCGTGTCGGCCACCGATTGGGTCGAGGGCGGGTGGTCGCTCGACGAGACGGTGGTCTATGCGAAGGCGCTGCAGGCGCGTGGCTGTGCGGCCATCGACGTCAGCAGTGGCGGGCTCTCGGCGAAGCAGGCGATTCCCATCGGGCCGGGCTACCAGCTGCCGCTCGCGAAGCGCCTGAAAGACGAGGTGGGCATGCCCACGATGGCGGTGGGCCTCATCACCGAGCCAGCGCAGGCCGAGGCCATCCTCGCCGAGGGCCAGGCCGATGCGGTGGCGCTCGCGCGGGCCATGCTCTACGACCCGCGCTGGCCCTGGCATGCCGCTGCGGCGCTGGGCGCCCAGGTGAGCGCGCCGCCGCAGTACTGGCGCAGTGCGCCGCATGGCGTGAAGGGCTTGTTCGAAGGGGCCTGA
- a CDS encoding cysteine hydrolase: MIDMQRDFIEPGGFGATLGNDVSLLEPVVPAAADLIAWCREHGILVIHTQECHRPDLSDCPPAKRLRGKPSLRIGDPGPMGRILILGEPGAGFVPELLPQDGDLVIAKPGKGAFYGTDLGEQLQARGITHLIFGGVTTEVCVQTTMREANDRGYECLLIEEATGSYFPEFKQAAIEMIRAQGGIVGWTARLADLR; the protein is encoded by the coding sequence ATGATCGACATGCAGCGCGACTTCATCGAGCCCGGCGGTTTCGGCGCGACGCTCGGCAACGATGTATCGCTGCTGGAGCCCGTGGTGCCGGCGGCCGCCGATCTCATCGCGTGGTGCCGCGAGCACGGCATCCTCGTCATCCACACGCAGGAATGCCACCGCCCCGACCTGTCCGACTGCCCGCCGGCGAAGCGCCTGCGCGGCAAGCCCTCCTTGCGCATCGGCGACCCGGGGCCGATGGGCCGCATCCTCATCCTCGGCGAGCCGGGCGCCGGCTTCGTGCCCGAGCTGCTGCCGCAAGACGGTGACCTCGTGATCGCCAAGCCGGGCAAGGGCGCCTTCTACGGCACCGATCTCGGCGAGCAACTGCAGGCCCGCGGCATCACCCACCTGATCTTCGGCGGCGTCACCACCGAAGTCTGCGTGCAGACCACCATGCGCGAGGCGAACGACCGTGGCTACGAATGCCTGCTGATCGAAGAGGCCACCGGCTCCTACTTCCCCGAGTTCAAGCAGGCGGCCATCGAGATGATCCGGGCGCAGGGCGGCATCGTCGGCTGGACGGCCCGGCTGGCCGACCTGCGCTGA
- a CDS encoding DUF2189 domain-containing protein — protein sequence MNPRFRQLPPVRSIPLGQPLVWLVLAWRDMARVGWLSFAHGLVLALGGAGIVLIAHDRFWLLAGALSGFLLVAPVLATSLYALSRALERREPATLRVVIDTWLHWQRDHLDKWGADYWSLVRFGIGLALAGTGWVLTSAALITLYAPVPILQPIDFVRHVVLDTRGWLFEGWLMLGGVMAAPIFASSVVAMPLLLDRRVTLMQAVLTSWRAVLANPVPLAFWAVLIGLFVALGLASFFLGLVFVMPMLGHASWHAYRDLVDVEHWPARESEWPSSLTRER from the coding sequence ATGAACCCGCGGTTTCGCCAGCTCCCCCCGGTGCGCAGCATCCCTCTCGGCCAGCCCCTGGTCTGGCTGGTGCTCGCCTGGCGCGACATGGCGCGCGTGGGCTGGCTGAGCTTCGCGCACGGGCTGGTGCTCGCGCTCGGCGGGGCCGGCATCGTGCTCATCGCGCACGACCGCTTCTGGCTGCTCGCCGGGGCGCTGTCGGGCTTCCTGCTGGTGGCGCCGGTGCTCGCCACGAGCCTCTATGCCCTGAGCCGCGCGCTCGAGCGCCGCGAGCCGGCCACGCTGCGGGTGGTCATCGACACCTGGCTGCACTGGCAGCGCGACCACCTCGACAAATGGGGCGCCGACTACTGGAGCCTCGTGCGCTTCGGCATTGGCCTGGCGCTGGCCGGCACCGGCTGGGTGCTCACCTCGGCGGCGCTCATCACGCTGTATGCGCCGGTGCCCATCCTGCAGCCCATCGACTTCGTGCGGCATGTGGTGCTCGACACGCGCGGCTGGCTGTTCGAAGGCTGGTTGATGCTGGGCGGCGTGATGGCGGCGCCCATCTTCGCGTCGAGCGTGGTCGCGATGCCGCTGCTGCTCGACCGGCGCGTGACGCTCATGCAGGCCGTGCTCACCAGCTGGCGCGCGGTGCTCGCCAACCCGGTGCCGCTCGCCTTCTGGGCCGTGCTCATCGGGCTCTTCGTCGCGCTCGGGCTCGCATCGTTCTTCCTCGGGCTCGTCTTCGTGATGCCGATGCTCGGCCATGCGAGCTGGCACGCCTACCGCGACCTCGTCGACGTGGAGCACTGGCCGGCGCGCGAGTCGGAATGGCCGTCGTCCCTCACGAGGGAACGCTGA
- a CDS encoding NnrU family protein, giving the protein MTLLVLGLVLFLGIHSVSIVAPAWRDAQAARNEKAWKGLYTLIAVAGFVLLVYGYGVARQTPVVLYAPPTWLRHVSLLLMLPFFTLLLAAYLPGRIKTATKHPMLAATKLWALSHLLANGTLADVLLFGGFLAWAVLDRISFKRRVQRPTVGAPPGAANDLIAIVGGLALYGLFMWRAHAWLIGVSPLGKAL; this is encoded by the coding sequence ATGACCCTGCTCGTACTCGGCCTCGTCCTCTTTCTCGGCATTCATTCCGTCTCGATCGTTGCGCCCGCGTGGCGCGATGCGCAGGCGGCGCGCAACGAGAAAGCCTGGAAGGGCCTCTACACCCTGATCGCCGTCGCCGGCTTCGTGCTGCTCGTCTACGGCTACGGCGTGGCGCGGCAGACGCCGGTGGTGCTCTACGCGCCGCCCACCTGGCTGCGCCACGTGTCGCTGTTGCTGATGCTGCCCTTCTTCACGCTGCTGCTGGCGGCCTACCTGCCCGGGCGCATCAAGACCGCGACGAAACACCCGATGCTCGCCGCCACCAAGCTGTGGGCGCTGTCGCACCTGCTGGCCAACGGCACGCTGGCCGACGTGCTGCTCTTCGGCGGCTTTCTCGCCTGGGCGGTGCTCGACCGCATCTCGTTCAAGCGGCGCGTGCAGCGCCCCACTGTCGGCGCGCCGCCGGGCGCGGCCAACGACCTCATCGCCATCGTTGGCGGCCTGGCGCTTTACGGCCTCTTCATGTGGCGCGCCCATGCCTGGCTGATCGGCGTCTCGCCGCTTGGCAAGGCACTTTGA
- a CDS encoding formamidase, with translation MSGLGGLNKSPNGVVMGLVQLQLPVVKTKADLAAQTQRIVEMVAKARRNQGTMNLVVFPEYSLHGLSMDTNPEIMCTLDGPEVAAFKQACVTNKIWGCFSIMEANPEGNPYNSGLIIDDTGAIKLYYRKLHPWVPVEPWEPGNLGIPVCDGPNGSKLALIICHDGMFPEMAREATYKGAEIVIRTAGYTAPIRHAWKITNQANAFCNLVYTANVCMCGSDGTFDSMGEGMFCNFDGTVMVEGSGRPDEIITCELRPDLVREARATWGVENNIYQLYHRGYVAVKGGAQDCPYTYMHDMAAGRYVLPWEASVQVTDGTSCGFEAPTRSYVGAEAPSLKKVA, from the coding sequence ATGAGTGGTCTCGGTGGGTTGAACAAGTCGCCGAATGGCGTGGTGATGGGGCTGGTGCAGTTGCAGCTGCCGGTCGTGAAGACGAAGGCCGACCTTGCGGCACAGACCCAGCGCATCGTTGAGATGGTCGCCAAGGCGCGCCGCAACCAGGGCACGATGAACCTCGTCGTCTTCCCTGAGTACTCGCTGCACGGCCTCTCGATGGACACCAACCCCGAGATCATGTGCACGCTCGACGGCCCCGAGGTGGCGGCGTTCAAGCAGGCCTGCGTGACCAACAAGATCTGGGGCTGCTTCTCCATCATGGAAGCCAACCCTGAGGGCAACCCCTACAACAGTGGCCTGATCATCGACGACACCGGTGCCATCAAGCTCTACTACCGCAAGCTGCACCCCTGGGTGCCGGTCGAGCCATGGGAGCCGGGCAACCTCGGCATCCCGGTGTGCGACGGGCCCAATGGCAGCAAGCTCGCACTCATCATCTGCCACGACGGCATGTTCCCCGAGATGGCACGCGAGGCCACCTACAAGGGCGCCGAGATCGTGATCCGAACGGCCGGCTACACCGCACCGATCCGCCATGCGTGGAAGATCACCAACCAGGCCAACGCCTTCTGCAACCTCGTCTACACGGCGAACGTCTGCATGTGCGGCAGCGACGGCACCTTCGACTCGATGGGCGAAGGCATGTTCTGCAATTTCGACGGCACCGTGATGGTCGAAGGCAGCGGCCGACCCGACGAGATCATCACCTGCGAGCTGCGCCCCGACCTCGTGCGCGAAGCGCGCGCCACCTGGGGCGTGGAGAACAACATCTACCAGCTCTACCACCGCGGCTACGTGGCGGTGAAGGGCGGCGCGCAAGACTGCCCCTACACCTACATGCACGACATGGCCGCCGGCCGCTACGTGCTGCCCTGGGAAGCGAGCGTGCAGGTGACCGACGGCACGAGTTGCGGCTTCGAGGCCCCGACGCGCAGCTACGTCGGGGCCGAAGCTCCGTCTTTGAAGAAGGTGGCCTGA
- a CDS encoding cysteine hydrolase, with translation MNKRYVAADPYRWPYDGDLRPENTALIVIDMQVDFCGPGGYVDKMGYDISMTRAPIEPLKKLFKVMRDAGYTLIHTREGHKPDLSDLPANKLWRSRQAGTNGIGIGDMGPCGRILTIGQPGWEIIPELAPLPGEPVIDKPGKGSFYATNFDLILHTRGIRNLILTGITTDVCVHTTMRDANDRGYECLILSDCTGATDLGNHQAALKMVTMQGGVFGAVSDSKAVIETVTA, from the coding sequence ATGAACAAACGCTACGTTGCCGCCGACCCCTACCGCTGGCCGTATGACGGCGACCTGCGGCCCGAGAACACCGCCCTCATCGTGATCGACATGCAGGTCGACTTCTGCGGCCCCGGCGGCTACGTCGACAAGATGGGCTACGACATCTCGATGACCCGCGCGCCCATCGAGCCGCTGAAGAAGCTCTTCAAGGTGATGCGCGATGCGGGCTACACGCTCATCCACACCCGCGAAGGCCACAAGCCCGATCTGTCGGACCTGCCCGCCAACAAACTCTGGCGCTCGCGCCAGGCAGGCACCAACGGCATCGGCATCGGCGACATGGGCCCGTGCGGGCGCATCCTCACGATAGGCCAGCCGGGGTGGGAAATCATTCCCGAGCTCGCACCGCTGCCGGGCGAGCCGGTGATCGACAAGCCGGGCAAGGGCTCGTTCTACGCCACCAACTTCGACCTCATCCTGCACACCCGCGGCATCCGCAACTTGATCCTCACCGGCATCACCACCGACGTCTGCGTGCACACGACCATGCGCGACGCCAATGACCGCGGCTACGAGTGTCTGATCCTGTCCGACTGCACCGGCGCCACCGACCTCGGCAACCACCAAGCGGCGCTGAAGATGGTGACGATGCAGGGCGGCGTGTTTGGCGCCGTCTCCGACTCCAAGGCCGTCATCGAGACGGTGACCGCATGA
- the gmhA gene encoding D-sedoheptulose 7-phosphate isomerase, whose product MTMSPHIQQTLIEARAALDALIANEATLRAIDAAGTLLADTFKREGRAFSCGNGGSMCDAMHFAEELSGRYRQDRPALGAASISDASHISCVGNDYGYEHIFSRYLEGHGRAGDVLLGISTSGTSRNVVAAAEMAKKKGMKVIALTGKPGATLGTLADIEICTPGGKFADRSQELHIKVIHILIESVERQLFPGNYR is encoded by the coding sequence ATGACCATGAGCCCGCACATCCAGCAGACCCTGATCGAGGCGCGCGCCGCGCTCGACGCCCTGATCGCCAACGAGGCCACGCTGCGCGCCATCGACGCGGCCGGCACCCTGCTCGCCGACACCTTCAAGCGCGAGGGCCGCGCCTTCAGCTGCGGCAACGGCGGCTCGATGTGCGATGCGATGCACTTCGCCGAAGAGCTCTCCGGCCGCTACCGGCAGGACCGCCCCGCGCTCGGCGCCGCGTCCATCAGCGATGCCTCGCACATCAGCTGCGTCGGCAACGACTACGGCTACGAGCACATCTTCTCGCGCTACCTCGAAGGCCACGGCCGCGCGGGTGACGTGCTGCTGGGCATCAGCACCAGCGGCACCAGCCGCAACGTGGTCGCCGCCGCCGAGATGGCCAAGAAGAAGGGCATGAAGGTGATCGCGCTCACCGGCAAGCCGGGCGCCACGCTCGGCACGCTCGCCGACATCGAGATCTGCACCCCGGGCGGCAAGTTTGCCGACCGCTCGCAGGAGCTGCACATCAAGGTGATCCACATCCTGATCGAGTCGGTGGAGCGGCAGCTCTTCCCGGGCAACTACCGCTGA
- a CDS encoding ABC transporter ATP-binding protein, with product MTAPLDPVPRPTGALALDTYELTKRFGAFTALDHVSLKVRPGTVHALLGENGAGKSTLVKCVVGYQRAEEGAVLLDNKEHDIATPVIARDLGIGMVYQHFTVVPGMTVAENLLLARGHLPAVIDWKKERAALAAFMQTTPFKLDLDATPQELSAGQKQKLEILKQLLLKPRLLILDEPTSVLTPQEADEVLGLLRDRAHAGECSIVLITHKFREVTAYADDVSVLRKGKLVAAHRVDETTPQQLAAEMVGGEGDAKREFAAPQRAERERGEARLQVKSLVVDGDRGQVAVAGLSVNVHAGEIVGIAGVSGNGQREFAEALVGQRRRVSGEVWVGAERFAATRAQNRRLKVRSLPEEPLRNACVGDMSVSDNIGLRAFDVAPAARLGWMRGRTLRERARKLIGEFGVKTRGELAQIRSLSGGNVQRAVLARELSDDAEVLIVSNPVFGLDFAAVAEIHQRLMDVRNRGGAVLLISEDLDELLALSDRIAVMSGGQVVHETDARQADRNRLGAFMGGSAH from the coding sequence ATGACCGCGCCGCTCGACCCTGTGCCCCGCCCCACCGGCGCGCTCGCTCTCGACACCTACGAGCTCACCAAGCGCTTCGGCGCCTTCACCGCGCTCGACCATGTGTCGCTCAAGGTGCGCCCCGGCACCGTGCACGCCCTGCTCGGCGAAAACGGCGCCGGCAAGAGCACGCTCGTGAAATGTGTGGTCGGCTACCAGCGCGCCGAAGAAGGCGCGGTGCTGCTCGACAACAAGGAGCACGACATCGCCACGCCCGTGATCGCACGCGACCTGGGCATCGGCATGGTCTACCAGCACTTCACCGTCGTGCCCGGCATGACCGTGGCCGAGAACCTGCTGCTCGCGCGCGGCCACCTGCCGGCGGTGATCGACTGGAAGAAGGAGCGTGCGGCACTCGCCGCGTTCATGCAGACCACGCCCTTCAAGCTCGACCTCGATGCCACGCCGCAGGAGCTCTCGGCCGGGCAGAAGCAGAAGTTGGAGATCCTCAAGCAGCTCTTGCTCAAGCCGCGCCTCCTGATCCTCGACGAGCCCACCTCGGTGCTCACGCCGCAAGAGGCCGACGAGGTGCTGGGCCTGCTGCGCGATCGTGCGCACGCGGGCGAGTGCAGCATCGTGCTCATCACCCACAAGTTCCGCGAGGTCACCGCCTATGCCGATGACGTGAGCGTGCTGCGCAAGGGCAAGCTCGTGGCGGCACATCGCGTGGACGAAACCACGCCACAGCAACTGGCGGCAGAGATGGTGGGCGGCGAGGGCGATGCCAAGCGCGAGTTCGCGGCACCGCAGCGCGCCGAGCGCGAGCGGGGCGAGGCGAGGCTGCAGGTGAAGTCGCTGGTGGTCGACGGCGACCGTGGGCAGGTGGCGGTGGCCGGCCTGTCGGTCAACGTGCATGCGGGCGAGATCGTCGGCATCGCGGGGGTCTCGGGCAACGGCCAGCGCGAGTTCGCCGAAGCGCTGGTCGGGCAGCGCCGGCGCGTGTCGGGCGAGGTGTGGGTCGGCGCCGAGCGCTTTGCGGCCACGCGTGCACAGAACCGCCGCCTCAAGGTGCGCAGCCTGCCCGAAGAGCCGCTGCGCAACGCCTGCGTGGGCGACATGAGCGTGTCCGACAACATCGGCTTGCGCGCCTTCGACGTGGCGCCTGCCGCCCGCCTGGGCTGGATGCGGGGTCGCACCTTGCGAGAGCGGGCCCGCAAGCTCATCGGTGAGTTCGGCGTGAAGACGCGTGGCGAGCTGGCGCAGATCCGTTCGCTCTCGGGTGGCAACGTGCAGCGCGCCGTGCTCGCGCGCGAGCTGAGCGACGACGCCGAGGTGCTGATCGTCTCCAACCCCGTCTTCGGCCTCGACTTCGCGGCGGTGGCCGAGATCCACCAGCGCCTGATGGACGTGCGCAACCGCGGCGGCGCGGTGCTGCTCATCAGCGAAGACCTCGACGAGTTGCTCGCACTGTCAGACCGCATCGCCGTCATGAGCGGTGGGCAAGTGGTGCATGAGACGGATGCCCGGCAAGCCGACCGCAACCGCCTCGGCGCCTTCATGGGCGGGAGCGCGCATTGA
- a CDS encoding DUF2788 domain-containing protein, whose amino-acid sequence MFGFSEEQIAGFGLTFGVGAFMLYMVFVIGQLAWESKAGKFGTFVLFLALGLGMLGFVAKFVIQWLLTT is encoded by the coding sequence ATGTTCGGCTTCAGCGAAGAGCAGATCGCGGGCTTCGGCCTGACCTTCGGGGTCGGGGCCTTCATGCTCTACATGGTCTTCGTGATCGGCCAGCTGGCGTGGGAATCGAAGGCGGGCAAGTTCGGCACCTTCGTGCTCTTCCTCGCGTTGGGCCTGGGCATGCTGGGCTTCGTGGCCAAGTTCGTCATCCAGTGGTTGCTCACGACATAG